The following coding sequences are from one Triticum dicoccoides isolate Atlit2015 ecotype Zavitan chromosome 4A, WEW_v2.0, whole genome shotgun sequence window:
- the LOC119284219 gene encoding putative receptor-like protein kinase At4g00960, which yields MGHQNFMSIELQQIEGMTSEFTLQLLDHITNHFSEESIIGRGGSGVVYKGVLDNGEEIAMKKLHQMPGLDEKQFTNEFNNLMRAKHKNIIRLVGYCYYLGHERVEHKGKYVFAHVQERLLCYEYLQGGNLDQHLSDELCGLDWHTRYKIIKGVCEGLNFLHTGSEDPICHLDLKPANILLDKDMTPKIADFGLSRLFASAQTHITTKGLINAMKVGYGMLVAT from the exons ATGGGACATCAGAACTTCATGAGTATAGAGTTACAACAAATAGAGGGGATGACCTCGGAGTTCACACTCCAGCTGTTAGACCATATTACAAATCATTTTTCTGAGGAGAGCATAATTGGCCGTGGTGGGTCTGGAGTAGTTTACAAG GGTGTATTGGATAACGGTGAAGAGATTGCTATGAAGAAGCTTCATCAAATGCCTGGGCTTGACGAGAAGCAATTTACGAACGAATTCAACAATCTTATGAGAGCGAAACATAAAAATATTATACGGTTAGTTGGCTATTGCTACTATCTAGGACATGAACGTGTAGAGCACAAAGGAAAATATGTTTTTGCTCATGTGCAAGAAAGACTACTCTGTTATGAATACTTGCAAGGTGGAAATCTCGACCAGCATCTTTCTG ATGAATTATGCGGACTTGACTGGCACACACGGTACAAAATAATAAAAGGTGTATGCGAGGGTTTAAATTTCCTCCATACAGGATCAGAAGATCCTATCTGCCACTTGGATTTAAAACCCGCAAACATACTGCTGGACAAAGATATGACACCAAAAATTGCAGATTTTGGTTTGTCCAGACTCTTTGCTTCCGCACAGACCCATATCACaaccaag GGTCTAATTAATGCAATGAAAGTTGGTTATGGCATGTTGGTAGCAACCTAG
- the LOC119284221 gene encoding putative cysteine-rich receptor-like protein kinase 12 has protein sequence MPPEFIERGKITPKFDIFSLGVIIIKIIAGPDGYSKFADMSSEEFDKLLHQNWAKRLHETMPSGTLQEMKTCMDIASRCVERDEEKRPCISEIINELNKIDSGIINEPNQNYSDILDKQDKLDGHLVDEVDKIGGDIAAKIEANIINEQDKVSTAKTSTMFKVILVTAFIWAISFHL, from the exons ATGCCTCCCGAATTCATAGAAAGAGGCAAAATCACACCAAAATTTGACATATTCAGTTTGGGTGTtataattataaaaataatagctggGCCTGATGGTTACTCCAAATTTGCAGATATGTCTTCTGAAGAATTTGATAAGCTG CTGCACCAAAACTGGGCAAAGAGGTTGCATGAAACGATGCCGTCCGGTACATTGCAGGAAATGAAGACATGCATGGACATTGCATCAAGATGTGTGGAGAGGGATGAAGAGAAAAGGCCATGCATAAGCGAGATTATCAATGAACTGAATAAGATTGACAGTGGCATTATTAACGAACCAAATCAGAATTACAGTGACATTCTGGATAAACAAGACAAGCTTGATGGTCACCTTGTCGATGAAGTGGATAAGATCGGTGGTGACATTGCGGCCAAGATTGAGGCGAACATTATCAACGAACAAGATAAGGTTAGTACTGCCAAAACTTCAACCATGTTCAAGGTAATTTTGGTGACAGCGTTCATATGGGCAATTTCTTTTCACCTATAA